GTAGCGATAATATAGTACGTGGTGTACGTTTTAGAAAAAGTTCGGCTGGTGTCTTACCAGTTACTGTAGACGGCGTATTCCTGTACGCCATGAGGAAGCTGTCGATACGTTCAGAGATTGGTCTAACCTGACCAGAGTTGTGGTCCTGAAGGACTTGCTTTCGTAGTGTCTTCTTTGTCGTCTGTACCAGGCGCTCCGCGGCACCGTTAGATGACGGGTGGTATGGTGGCGTCTTGGTGTGTTTCACCCCGTGAGTTTGCATGTATGCTTGAAACTCTTGCGAGGTAAATTGTGGTCCATTATCACTTACAATTTCTTCAGGATAGCCGTAGGCTGAGAAAAGCTTCCGTAGCCTTGCAATTGTTGCTGTGGTAGTGGTCGACTTCATGCTAAAAACCTCGACCCATTTTGAATACGAGTCGATGACAACTAAAAGGTTGACCGAAGTGTGTGTTGCGAAATCTAGATGAATCCTTTGCCAAATCCTGGCTGGGTATGTCCATGGCTGATGCGGAACTGTCGGCACGCCAGCTTGAACAGCCTGACAGATTCGACATTTACGAACTTGCTCTTCGACTTGGCTGTCGAGACCTGGCCACCATACGAAGTTCCTGGCCAACATTTTCATTCGGCTAATGCCTGGGTGCTCCTCGTGAAGTATGGCCAAAACCGCTGGCCGAAGCTGTTCGGGAACGACGACACGTGTCCCCCAAGTAACACACCCTTGCTCCAATGACAATTCGTCTCGCCGTGCGAAGAACGGTCGATACTGTTCATCAAACGATGCGGCCCATCCGTTCAGCGTGTAGTCCGCGACACGACTGATGATCTTATCACGTTTCGTAGCTTCCGCGATATCTTTTGCGGTGATTGGGGAGACGTTGAAGAATGCTAGACATTCTGGTGGGGGGTCGCACTTTTGACTTGCTAGGGGAAGCCGAGATAATGCGTCTGCGGCTTGCATGTCTTGACCTTTACGATATCGCAGAGCATATGAGTAAGCAGAAAGCGTGAGCGCCCAGCGCTGTATCCTTGCCGCTGCTAAAGCTGGGATCGCCTTGTTTGCCGCGAGAATTCCAAGTAACGGTTGGTGGTCGGTATAAATAACAAAATGTCTTCCATATAAGTAGCGATGGAAACGTTTGAGTCCAAAAATAATAGCAAGTGCTTCTTTTTCGCACTGTGCGTAGTTCTTCTCTGAGGCTGTCAACGTGCGGGACGCAAAGGCGATTGGTCTTTCGCTGCCGTCGCTCATGATGTGGAAAATAATGGCTCCCACGCCGTAGGCTGACGCGTCGCAAATTAGTCCAAGCGGTTTGCGAACGTCGTAGTAGACGAGGCATTTGCTTTTCACGAGAAGCTGTTTTGTGTCTTCGAAAGCTCTCTTGCACGCTGGTGTCCACCTCCATAGCTGGTCTTTTTTTAGGAGCTCGTAGAGAGGTGCCGCGACCGTAGATACATTTCTGAGGAATCTTCCGTAGAAATTTAGTAGGCCCAAGTACGCCTGAAGTTCTGTCTTGTTGCAAGGCTCCGGTGCTTTGACGATTGCCTTCGTCTTCGTGTCTGTCGGGAAGATGCCTTGGCTAGTGATCTGGTGCCCGAGGTACGTCACAGACGACCGGAAGAACTGacactttttttcctttatcgtTAGACCGTGTTCCTGAAGTTTCAGTAGCACTTCTTCCAGCGTCTTCTTGCAATCGACCAAGTCCTTCCCTGCGATGATCACGTCATCAATATAGCATCCGACTTTCGGAACGTCTTTTAGTACTTGGTCCATGAGGGCCTGAAAAATCGCTGGCGCGCTGGATATCCCAAACGGAAGCCGTTGGTATTCGAACAGGCCTAGAGGAGTGTTGACAGTCAGTAGTTTCTTCGACGCCGGACTCAGCTTTACTTGTTGGTACGCCGCTGCGAGGTCCAGCACGCAAAACACGTTGCCTCCTACAAGTTTGGCGAATAGTTCCTCGGGATGTGGCAACGGGTAATGGTCCGTCTTCAATACCGGGTTTATGGTGATTTTGTAATCGCCACATAATCGAAGGCCTTGCCCGTCCTTCTTCGGCACACAAACAAGTGGTGTGGCCCACTCACTGTGAGATACACGCTTCAGGATCCCTTCCTTTTCTAAAGAATCAAGCTCCTTCATGACTTGCTCGCGCAgcgcaaatggaactgccctgGCTTTACAGAACACTGGTCGCGAAGCTTCTTTGACCACGACCTGTGCCTCGAAGTTACGAACTACGCCGGGCGACATACGAAATACACTGCTGTATTTGTCTTTAAGTGTTTGCAACTCGATGACTGCAGGGTCTTTTGATGCGTAGTGAAGAAACCCATTCCAGTTGAGTTTTAGTGTTTGCAGCCAATCCCTTCCAAGAAGCAATGGGAGGTCTTCGCCGCAGTCGTCAACGACAACGATAGGGAGTATTTTGCTCTGTCCTTCGTACTGCACGTTGACCTGAAGCTTTCCGACGACTGTCAGTTTGCCCCCTGCGTAGGTTCGCAGTACTACTTCAGTTTGCTGGCACGGCAGCTTTTTGAATCTCTCTTCGTAGAGTTGCTTTGGCATAATCGATACAGATGCTCCTGTATCTACTATCATGGAAACAGGCTGTCCCTCGATTGAGACGATGACACTATATCCCTTAGCTTTAGCGGTCACAGAATATACCATGAAGGCGTCATCACTTGACTCGGTTTCAACGCTTTCTTCTACACAATCGACCTTTTTCACATTTCTCCGCCGATTGTTGCTGCACCGACACATTTTCTTCAAGTGTCCAACTTTTGAGCATGACGAACAGCGATATTCCTTGTACCAACACTGATTTGGGTCGTGGAATTTACCGCATCGATAACACTTTTGTGCTTTACCAGTTTTTCTCTGGCGCTGTGCGTTCGCTGTCTTCGTGCTATCTAATCTAACCATGTTCACGTCTGGCGGGAATCGCTGGTGCATTTGGCTGGTCTGTTTTGCTGCCTGTTCCTTATCTCGTGCCGTCTTACAAGCCTTTTCAAACGTTAAGTCGTCCATGGCAAAAAGTGCTCTTTGCGTTTCTTCGCACTTCAAGCCGGCAACTAATCTGTCACGCAATGCGTCGTTCAGAAACGAATCGAACTCACACTTTCTGGCGAGTTCTTTTAGGGCTAATGTGAAGTCTTCAACGCTCTCATGCGCTTCCTGGCAACGTCGATTAAACTTGCAGCGTTCTGCAATTATAGACGGTTTTGGACTATAGTGCTCTTCCAAGAGGCCTTTTAGCTCCCGGTAGGATTTATTCCCTGGCACGTCCGGAACGACTAAGTTCTTTAGGACTTCATATGTCTTTGCACCTATCACTGTGAGGAACGTtgctttctttttgtcttcTGAAATATCATTTGCTGTCACATAATGCTCAAATCGTTCCATGTAGGAGTTAAAGTTGTCGTGAGACTGGTCAAACTCGAGCAATCTTCCTACCCTGGCCGACATCTTTCTCCGCTGCTATTTACTTGCTTTTAACTGCCTGAATTGAGCAATGGATGTGCGGTGCTCGCCTACCTGGAGGTAATTGAATCCGAATGTCTTCGTCGCCAGTTGTTGTAGTCTTGCGTGGGTAGCGGAGCATCAGGGAGACGACACGCACACAGTAAAGCAGGTGACAACCAAAAAAACGTTTATTGCAAAGTGCGCAGCCTTTTATCAACTCAACACACGGGGCGGTACCCTCTGTTGGGTGCCCTCAGATACAGTTATCAAGGTCGGTCTTCCGTTATCACAGTTCTGCGCTCTTGTCGCGGAAGGCACCGCTGTTCTTGGTCTCCCGTGCGCTGCTCCCCGAAGCTTCGGGTCGCGCTAGGTCTAGCAGGATGCAGTCCTGCCAGGGTCACCCTTCGTTGATAACGAAAGgggtcaagttgccggtgggatgactccgcaaTGTAAGGGTTACGGTAGCTGTCATCCAGACTCACCGCAGGTGAGTGCTCAACCGGGGCCACACCCGCAGACCACGCGCAACGCGGTTCCAAGACCTCTTCGGGTGGTGGCGGGGGCCGATACTCGGCTtctgccaggaggtcgccttgtatagtacgagcctcctgggccaacgctTCTAGACTATTGAAGCGCTGGGCTCGGAGatagggccggaagcgcgggtggcatTGTCGGATTGCCCGTGTCACCCGTCGTTCCTCTGGAGCGGTGGGATCTGCTCTCTTGTACAGTTCTTGTAAGGCCCGAACGAATTCCAGTAGGCTCTCATtaggatttaggaaacagaatAGGACtttctgccctctgatgttttgacgtacttgatagagttgtaaaacctgcaacaaaataaacaagatgcgtataaacagttttgtcttttgcttttgaatttaacaaactagttatattttaccacttgttcacatttttttattctctgttggtgaaaagattacaggaacaataatgctgcagatcaaacaatgacctgtcatcttgatgaagatgacaacatttcttcaggcatgctaagtgagacaaaagaaatgtacaatgaaggttgtacaaaaacagcaaatatccgtcgactaaaactttatatatgtggatgttaccacatcgtgtaacgaaaggaaagttaggtagcaaacgagctggtggtgacgatccatgacttgaaagcCCGAGACGAGGTAAGGACTGTGAACAACACTGTGAAACAACAGTGAACCCTTATGGAATCGAACAATGGTGCTGGCCAGGGAGGCTCACCTTCATAGAAGGCTCCTTCGAGAAACCCTTTGTATCCTCAgttatgggaactgtgtcagcaaagcttCTTTGACCTTGTCTCCCGCTTTGAAGAACTTATTAGCTTACCCCCACTCTCCCACCTAGTGTCTATTTAAATATTGTTGTGCAATAAACCtgtcagctgagtttgagaccgtgtttgcaTTTGTCTGTTAtggtccctacctcgtctcgggttttcaagtcatggaacATCGTGTAGTTTCTATCCAAAAgcaggactaggcaaggttgtttggtggTAGTTGGTAGGTTgtcggcatgttgatgtgctataccgttatagcacatcaatatagatgaggggcaaacacagtagacagtgtgatggctgcaaactcaagtgaagatgtATTCACCAGAAGAAgcaaccgaaagcatgagtagacaaaggcagtgcccatgcagtgtattgtgaaccacactaatctctgagaaggtagaatcggaagagcaataaagagaaatgacagttgcgtccgagataggggaacccTGCAAATTTAGGACGAATATGATGTGgcaaccttgcatggctcactacagctctgacacacattgaacaattccagtagtggggcttcaacgACAATGAACGTTCGCCGTTTCATTGGGAaatcaagtgtagaggatgcatctctaggaaattaattagcgttcctttagtcataaagtcataactacaagtgaacaggaagtattcttgttcccatcaaacaagctagtaatactcatcggtttcttctcctattgttgacgtcatcctaatgttctgcacctgtccaaacactaaaaaaaatgtcacaaagtctgcaacacgtaacaaatctagtgctcccatctgtggactttgcatacctgctttcagatatttgtgtcatgtcaacttgagtgcctggatcacacacacgaagcagtttTGCGCCActttcaacactggaaggcccctaaaattagatttgttgatgttgacaatgttgagtacgggacaagtaggataacataggttaaatggaatacgtcatcgctatattataatttatacatgtgtggcgcctgtacatacctaagacgctgtgttgaactcgtcacctcggtgaaccaaaatcactgggtactgagcatgaATGGGGTGAGCACTGAGTGTGCTTCGTTaagtcttcgcaattcgccttctacgggatattcgtagtcatcggcagcaaaatgagctcagcacacacgacacgactgctacatctaataaccgagtgtttcgaaccacgtTCGTTTTCGAGCACTCTCCTTTTGAATCtcgtggtagaaaacgcccgccgccgatggtgaacgaacatgatatttgcatccccgaacaccaaaactacaccaggcatatgtaggtctctcgaataattgacacaacagccacgaacatgtcattcacttatacTTCCTGCATCGCGCGACCAACAtaaccacccacgacgtaaacaataaacgtgataacacagatggccttgcagatggcgcggcggatcgtatctcgtagcggcgaagtagctgactgctttattaacgtataaactatggaagtgagtgtcatttttaaaatggcgtttaactgtaagataatgtgcgtcaactttgttctctacaatattaactctcacgtggtaagggttgaccaatccctgggagccctggacccgaaacccaagttgctctttttcgccgttcgctggcagcaccgtccatgttctgacaatcttcaaaatatttatacgtaaaaaatatgccgaattgagaagtaatgctttctgtgtgttatcaaCCAACGACGTTGTGCACGATAGTGGgtaaaaatatgggggttatttttcacttttcggtccctttaagggtACTATAGGCAGTTCCAGTTTCCGTTTCGAAAatcgttttttttaaagtcattCATTACCACAGTCTTGGCGCTTATGGCCTTTGTCGCTTTCGCGCCATTAAAatacaatcatcatcatcatcatcttaccAATAACAATTTTGACTTCGACAACAAACACCACATTCAAATCAGTGGCACTGCcatgggaacaaaaatggctCAAAACTATGCAAATAGCTTCATAGTATCCCTGGAGGAGGCATTCCGAGCCGGCCGTGAAAAACAACCAGTACTTTATAAACGATTTCTAGACGACATATTCGTAATTTGACCCCACTCCGAGGACGACTTTTTGGAGTTCATCAATGACTTTAACTCGGTACATGCAAGCATAAAATTCACCCATACTTACCTTTTTGGATATAGATGTCGTAATTGAAAACGACAAAGTCTCAACCGATCTATTCCGCAAACCTACGGACTCCCAGCAATACCTCTCGTTTCAGTGTTGCCACCCAAGACACACTAAACTTTCCATACCGTATAGCCTAGCAATTCGATATCGTAGAATTTGTTCAGACGATCGCAAGTTAGATGAGCATCTTAATGAACTCGAAAATACGCTCGTAAGCCGCAAATATCCTCCTCAGTTAATTCGAGACGCACTTTCCCGCGCAAAGCAATCCAACCGCCAGGCCCTTCGCAACCGAAACGAAACAGTACAGGTGTCCAACTCTACAAATCTCATTGTTACGTTCC
This portion of the Ornithodoros turicata isolate Travis chromosome 3, ASM3712646v1, whole genome shotgun sequence genome encodes:
- the LOC135389471 gene encoding uncharacterized protein K02A2.6-like, with protein sequence MSARVGRLLEFDQSHDNFNSYMERFEHYVTANDISEDKKKATFLTVIGAKTYEVLKNLVVPDVPGNKSYRELKGLLEEHYSPKPSIIAERCKFNRRCQEAHESVEDFTLALKELARKCEFDSFLNDALRDRLVAGLKCEETQRALFAMDDLTFEKACKTARDKEQAAKQTSQMHQRFPPDVNMVRLDSTKTANAQRQRKTGKAQKCYRCGKFHDPNQCWYKEYRCSSCSKVGHLKKMCRCSNNRRRNVKKVDCVEESVETESSDDAFMVYSVTAKAKGYSVIVSIEGQPVSMIVDTGASVSIMPKQLYEERFKKLPCQQTEVVLRTYAGGKLTVVGKLQVNVQYEGQSKILPIVVVDDCGEDLPLLLGRDWLQTLKLNWNGFLHYASKDPAVIELQTLKDKYSSVFRMSPGVVRNFEAQVVVKEASRPVFCKARAVPFALREQVMKELDSLEKEGILKRVSHSEWATPLVCVPKKDGQGLRLCGDYKITINPVLKTDHYPLPHPEELFAKLVGGNVFCVLDLAAAYQQVKLSPASKKLLTVNTPLGLFEYQRLPFGISSAPAIFQALMDQVLKDVPKVGCYIDDVIIAGKDLVDCKKTLEEVLLKLQEHGLTIKEKKCQFFRSSVTYLGHQITSQGIFPTDTKTKAIVKAPEPCNKTELQAYLGLLNFYGRFLRNVSTVAAPLYELLKKDQLWRWTPACKRAFEDTKQLLVKSKCLVYYDVRKPLGLICDASAYGVGAIIFHIMSDGSERPIAFASRTLTASEKNYAQCEKEALAIIFGLKRFHRYLYGRHFVIYTDHQPLLGILAANKAIPALAAARIQRWALTLSAYSYALRYRKGQDMQAADALSRLPLASQKCDPPPECLAFFNVSPITAKDIAEATKRDKIISRVADYTLNGWAASFDEQYRPFFARRDELSLEQGCVTWGTRVVVPEQLRPAVLAILHEEHPGISRMKMLARNFVWWPGLDSQVEEQVRKCRICQAVQAGVPTVPHQPWTYPARIWQRIHLDFATHTSVNLLVVIDSYSKWVEVFSMKSTTTTATIARLRKLFSAYGYPEEIVSDNGPQFTSQEFQAYMQTHGVKHTKTPPYHPSSNGAAERLVQTTKKTLRKQVLQDHNSGQVRPISERIDSFLMAYRNTPSTVTGKTPAELFLKRTPRTILSLLKPSFLDDMRNNQSIDHQKSLHRRKPRLFSEGQPVYVKTVRGEGIAWEEGTIVSVVSPVTFVVNVNEQDRFVHSDHLRCRSVFPETFAKHKVPVTSTRAPSPSAQQPPDVADIHRRDIPSTPPPDKQAATPEKTRNSSTPRSQRSPSGQPATQDAGNDQLGFPSTSATTPQHETPVIRTSSRVSRLPDRYQAPDFRK